A window from Amblyomma americanum isolate KBUSLIRL-KWMA chromosome 7, ASM5285725v1, whole genome shotgun sequence encodes these proteins:
- the LOC144099191 gene encoding uncharacterized protein LOC144099191 encodes MKAVILLALFAVVRAGLVGHGHGHATVAVAAVPEAGHSSQHRSQDLHGNYKFGYKEVHTSGSSFRQEAGDAWGNKVGAYGLTDADGRVRVVNYVADGHGFRAKIATNEPGTAASHPAAASYHANHAVPAVGVAAAKVVAAPVAKVAVAAPVAVAAAPVAKVAVAPVAFAAPAYGFGYGHGLGHGYGFGHGFGHGFGYGHGLAYGHGLGYGGFGHGYGLGLGYGHGFGYGKHY; translated from the exons ATGAAG GCCGTCATCCTCCTCGCCCTCTTCGCTGTCGTCCGTGCCGGCCTCGTAGGCCACGGCCACGGCCACGCCACCGTGGCTGTCGCTGCCGTGCCCGAGGCTGGACACTCCTCGCAGCACCGATCCCAGGAC CTGCACGGCAACTACAAGTTCGGTTACAAGGAGGTCCACACCAGCGGCAGCTCCTTCCGTCAGGAAGCCGGCGATGCCTGGGGCAACAAGGTTGGCGCTTACGGTCTTACCGACGCTGACGGCCGCGTCCGTGTCGTGAACTACGTCGCTGACGGCCATGGCTTCCGCGCCAAGATCGCCACCAACGAGCCCGGCACCGCCGCCTCCCACCCTGCTGCCGCCTCCTACCACGCTAACCACGCCGTCCCCGCCGTCGGCGTCGCCGCCGCCAAGGTTGTGGCCGCTCCCGTCGCCAAGGTGGCCGTCGCTGCCCCCGTTGCCGTCGCTGCCGCTCCCGTGGCTAAGGTCGCCGTTGCCCCGGTGGCCTTTGCCGCTCCGGCCTACGGATTCGGCTACGGGCACGGACTCGGCCATGGCTACGGTTTCGGGCACGGTTTCGGACATGGCTTTGGCTATGGTCATGGTCTCGCCTATGGTCACGGTCTTGGCTACGGAGGATTCGGCCACGGATACGGTCTTGGTCTCGGCTATGGTCATGGCTTCGGCTACGGCAAGCACTACTAA